In bacterium, a single window of DNA contains:
- a CDS encoding PAS domain S-box protein, which produces MNVGSNAPTPQVGVDSDVVGDRNSLVLIGLTAVGLACLIFAVMRLLVTLQTGRLTPWWGNAAGVVAIAALYFWYRSSPQARSSGAAQGTALVATLALLLPIAYGMTSTIWWLSLVGFAMVLLGRRQEARVWGVAIPLLVVAAVIAEPHVQVRGAAGERFIEAALAKVVFVAILLGMAAAFRRVAERRATALHDSEERYRMLFQRVPVGVVHYDRDLRITDCNRPFEVIMGGGQERLTGYDLSSLPDPRPVPALRETLSGEPCSYDGPYRLPSAAGDAAVSLRTVPLLGADGEIAGALGLLEDVTDRKRMEAEIRRARDELEERVRERTEELRRRTRALTVMTRCNEALARASDELTLLSEVCRFIGEDGIDRFVWVELSDGREPAVPRLAARHGNGRGLLGQAPVGEGLLTPVALALRASAVQVTRAHVGDADLAPWRDELLRVGFASAVAVPLRADGNTLGVLGVLERDPGAFDAAETELLQELADDIAFGLVALRTRAAREVAERALRESEERYRLLFERNLAGVFRLTADGRVVDCNEACARIFGYASRAEALGTPVSTLLEPSEESDAAHERLLREGHLLNHEQSYRRKDGKTIWVIENLSRSGDLIDGTMIDVTERRLLEDQFRQSQQMEAVGRLAGGVAHDFNNLLSVIISYSGFALDALPASDPVRADLEEVKQAGERAAALTRQLLAFSRKQVIAPQVLSLNQVVGDLAGMLRRLLREDIHFVIKLAEQLGSVSADAGQMEQVIMNLVVNARDAMPNGGTLIVETANVELDEEYVAEHLGAQPGRYVLLAVTDTGSGMEATVREHIFEPFFTTKMVGRGTGLGLATVYGVVKQIGGYIWVYSEPGQGTCFKIYLPRLDAAATQARRGQVSEVARGSETILLAEDDDAVRRVAERILVGAGYRVLTAANGQEAVGLMERHGREVDLLVTDVVMPQMGGHDLAEHLARLRPELKVIYVSGYTDDAIAHHGVLEPGTHLVAKPFTAVALTQKVREVLDAGSERGK; this is translated from the coding sequence GTGAACGTCGGCAGCAATGCTCCCACACCGCAGGTCGGCGTGGACTCGGACGTGGTCGGTGATCGGAACAGCCTCGTCCTCATCGGTCTGACGGCTGTCGGGCTCGCGTGTCTGATCTTCGCCGTCATGCGGCTCCTCGTGACCCTGCAGACCGGGAGGTTGACGCCGTGGTGGGGCAATGCCGCAGGGGTCGTGGCCATCGCCGCGCTCTACTTCTGGTATCGGAGTAGCCCGCAGGCGCGATCTTCGGGGGCCGCCCAGGGGACTGCACTGGTGGCGACGCTGGCGCTGCTGCTCCCGATCGCCTACGGCATGACTTCGACCATCTGGTGGCTGTCGCTCGTCGGCTTCGCGATGGTCCTCCTCGGCCGCCGACAGGAGGCCAGGGTCTGGGGGGTGGCGATTCCGCTGCTGGTAGTAGCGGCCGTGATCGCGGAGCCACACGTCCAGGTCCGGGGCGCCGCCGGCGAGCGCTTCATTGAGGCGGCGCTGGCCAAGGTCGTCTTCGTCGCCATCCTGCTAGGCATGGCGGCGGCGTTTCGTCGCGTCGCGGAGCGACGGGCAACGGCGCTTCACGACAGTGAGGAACGGTACCGGATGCTGTTTCAGCGCGTGCCGGTCGGCGTAGTCCACTATGACCGCGACCTCCGAATCACCGACTGCAACCGCCCGTTCGAGGTCATCATGGGTGGCGGTCAAGAACGGCTCACCGGCTACGACCTATCGTCGCTCCCCGACCCGCGCCCGGTGCCGGCCTTGCGCGAGACGCTGTCCGGCGAGCCGTGCTCGTACGACGGGCCGTACCGCTTGCCGTCTGCCGCTGGCGACGCAGCGGTGTCTCTCCGCACGGTGCCGCTACTTGGTGCCGACGGTGAGATCGCCGGAGCGCTCGGCCTGCTCGAAGACGTCACCGATCGAAAGCGCATGGAGGCGGAGATCCGCCGGGCGCGCGACGAACTGGAAGAACGCGTGCGCGAACGGACTGAGGAGTTGCGGCGAAGGACGCGCGCGCTAACGGTCATGACCCGCTGCAACGAGGCGTTGGCCCGAGCAAGCGACGAGCTAACGTTGCTCAGCGAGGTGTGCCGGTTCATCGGGGAAGACGGTATTGACCGGTTCGTCTGGGTTGAGCTTAGCGATGGTCGTGAGCCTGCCGTGCCCCGGTTGGCTGCCCGCCACGGCAACGGCCGGGGGCTCCTCGGTCAGGCGCCGGTGGGCGAAGGTCTGTTGACGCCCGTAGCGCTGGCCCTCCGCGCCAGCGCGGTGCAAGTAACCAGGGCGCACGTCGGCGACGCCGACCTGGCGCCGTGGCGGGATGAACTCCTGCGTGTGGGGTTCGCGTCCGCCGTGGCGGTGCCGTTGCGCGCCGACGGGAATACGCTGGGTGTGCTCGGCGTGCTGGAACGCGACCCGGGCGCGTTCGACGCCGCCGAAACCGAGTTGCTCCAGGAGCTGGCCGATGACATTGCCTTCGGCCTCGTTGCCCTTCGCACCCGCGCCGCGCGCGAGGTCGCGGAGCGAGCGTTGCGCGAGAGCGAAGAACGCTACCGACTGCTGTTCGAACGCAATCTCGCCGGCGTCTTTCGGTTGACCGCGGATGGCCGGGTCGTTGACTGCAACGAGGCCTGCGCGCGGATCTTCGGCTACGCCTCGAGAGCGGAGGCGCTGGGCACTCCGGTCTCGACGCTTCTCGAACCCAGCGAGGAGAGCGACGCGGCCCACGAACGCCTATTGCGCGAGGGTCACCTCCTCAACCACGAGCAGAGTTACCGCCGCAAGGATGGCAAGACCATCTGGGTCATTGAGAACCTCAGCCGGTCAGGCGACCTCATTGACGGGACGATGATCGACGTAACCGAGCGCCGGCTGCTTGAGGACCAGTTCCGCCAGTCACAGCAGATGGAGGCGGTGGGCAGACTGGCCGGAGGCGTGGCCCACGACTTCAACAACCTGCTGTCCGTCATCATCAGCTACTCCGGGTTCGCACTCGATGCCCTACCCGCATCCGACCCGGTCCGGGCTGACCTCGAGGAGGTCAAACAGGCCGGTGAGCGCGCGGCAGCGCTGACCCGCCAGCTCCTGGCCTTCAGCCGCAAGCAGGTCATTGCGCCGCAAGTCCTGAGCCTCAACCAAGTCGTCGGTGATCTTGCTGGGATGTTGCGCCGGCTGCTGCGCGAGGACATCCACTTTGTGATCAAGCTCGCCGAGCAGCTGGGGAGCGTCTCGGCGGATGCCGGGCAGATGGAGCAGGTCATCATGAACCTGGTGGTCAACGCCCGTGACGCCATGCCCAACGGAGGGACGTTGATCGTAGAAACCGCCAACGTCGAACTCGACGAAGAATACGTCGCAGAGCACCTCGGAGCGCAGCCGGGGCGCTACGTGTTACTGGCTGTGACCGACACGGGATCCGGTATGGAAGCGACCGTCCGCGAACATATCTTCGAGCCGTTCTTCACCACGAAGATGGTAGGCAGGGGCACGGGCCTCGGGCTCGCCACGGTCTACGGAGTCGTGAAGCAGATCGGCGGGTACATCTGGGTCTACAGCGAACCAGGCCAGGGCACATGCTTCAAGATATACCTTCCCCGGCTTGATGCTGCCGCCACCCAGGCTCGCCGCGGGCAGGTATCCGAAGTCGCCCGGGGGAGCGAGACGATCCTCCTGGCCGAGGACGACGATGCTGTCCGGCGCGTCGCCGAGCGGATCCTGGTGGGAGCTGGCTACCGCGTGTTGACAGCCGCGAACGGCCAGGAGGCCGTAGGCCTGATGGAGCGCCACGGTCGCGAGGTCGACCTCCTGGTGACCGATGTCGTGATGCCGCAGATGGGCGGCCACGATCTGGCCGAGCATCTGGCCAGGCTTCGCCCCGAACTCAAAGTGATCTACGTATCGGGCTACACCGACGACGCCATCGCCCATCACGGTGTGCTTGAGCCCGGCACGCACTTGGTCGCCAAGCCGTTCACGGCCGTGGCGCTGACGCAGAAGGTGCGTGAAGTCCTGGACGCTGGAAGTGAGCGTGGCAAGTGA
- a CDS encoding tyrosine-type recombinase/integrase, producing the protein MIPIPPLDMNVLVRSFEGYLRVERGRSPITIKRYLSVLSKFVAFIGADNSDLVLEKVVKADLVKFLRQSAGDGSDPSRTTWNLALASLRSFYEYLFKTEVINVNPAMRIDRLKTNLREPTPLSLDEYLALVEAAEQLSAKPVRSRNAAIIHVLFHSSLRVREVCSLNLDHLDFDNRWFSNIRTKGSKWLSLPFSDLVSAALERYLDDRPHLAANKKIGEPELALFLSTRGTRLSIRAIEEMVTNCAQQAGIARSVGPHLVRHSGATGMSELGTPLSVVQEILGHASVSTTRRYVHVRDVARRNAVDSLGKEVTKRLRDRTRRLSRRSVNTPEAGIDNQ; encoded by the coding sequence GTGATTCCAATTCCTCCCCTGGATATGAATGTACTGGTCCGGTCCTTCGAGGGCTACCTGCGCGTCGAGCGCGGCCGTAGTCCGATAACCATCAAGAGATACCTCTCGGTGCTCTCCAAATTCGTAGCCTTCATTGGCGCGGACAACTCGGACCTGGTTCTTGAGAAGGTGGTCAAGGCCGACCTGGTCAAGTTCCTGCGGCAGTCAGCCGGCGACGGCAGTGATCCGTCGCGCACGACTTGGAATCTGGCTCTCGCTTCCCTGCGCTCGTTCTACGAGTACCTGTTCAAGACGGAGGTCATCAACGTGAACCCGGCGATGCGTATCGACCGGCTCAAGACGAATCTTCGAGAGCCGACTCCTCTATCTCTGGACGAGTACCTTGCCCTGGTCGAAGCAGCAGAGCAGCTATCAGCCAAACCTGTGCGTTCGCGGAACGCGGCCATCATCCACGTTCTGTTTCACTCCTCGCTCCGCGTACGCGAGGTCTGCTCGCTCAACCTCGACCACCTGGACTTTGACAATCGATGGTTTTCAAACATCAGGACTAAGGGAAGCAAGTGGCTGTCGCTTCCCTTCAGCGACCTGGTATCGGCCGCCCTTGAGCGCTACCTCGACGATCGCCCTCATCTGGCGGCCAACAAAAAAATCGGCGAGCCCGAGCTCGCCCTGTTCCTTTCCACCAGAGGCACCCGCCTCTCGATCCGCGCCATCGAGGAGATGGTCACAAACTGCGCTCAGCAGGCGGGGATCGCCCGTTCGGTCGGTCCCCACCTCGTCCGTCACTCCGGTGCAACCGGCATGTCCGAACTGGGCACGCCACTATCCGTTGTTCAGGAAATCCTCGGCCACGCGTCAGTATCGACGACCCGTCGCTATGTCCATGTCCGCGACGTTGCCAGGAGAAACGCGGTTGATTCCCTCGGGAAGGAGGTCACGAAGCGTCTCCGTGACCGAACTCGCAGGCTGTCTCGTCGTTCCGTCAACACGCCCGAAGCTGGAATCGACAACCAGTAG
- the istB gene encoding IS21-like element helper ATPase IstB: MTTEPPPDLVSQLRGLGFRAAREALAAFLAHAHKSRCGPTETLEQLVLLERRAREATNLARRTRAAALGAFKPLDRFDWAHPRAIDRALIERLLQLDFVGHAENLLFRGQSGVGKTMLAKCVGQAALERGYSVRFATLAAALADLLKQESLPAFERRLKRYLYPDVLILDELGYLPCDSRAADLLYNIVSRRHEQRSTVITTNLAFKQWGTVFPGAACVVALVDRFAQHCHRVDIDAESWREKHSLSRDGRATPETPASEHPRRGPKRR; the protein is encoded by the coding sequence ATGACGACTGAGCCGCCGCCGGACCTCGTCAGCCAGTTGCGCGGGTTGGGCTTCCGCGCCGCGCGCGAAGCGCTCGCCGCCTTCCTCGCCCACGCCCACAAGAGCCGCTGCGGTCCCACCGAGACCCTCGAGCAACTGGTGCTGCTCGAGCGCCGGGCGCGGGAGGCCACCAACCTCGCGCGGCGCACCCGCGCGGCCGCGCTCGGGGCCTTCAAGCCCCTCGACCGCTTCGACTGGGCGCATCCCCGCGCCATCGACCGCGCCCTCATCGAACGCCTGCTCCAGCTCGACTTCGTCGGCCACGCCGAGAATCTGCTCTTCCGCGGCCAGTCCGGCGTCGGCAAGACCATGCTCGCCAAGTGCGTCGGCCAGGCCGCGCTCGAACGCGGCTACAGCGTCCGCTTCGCCACGCTCGCCGCCGCGCTCGCCGATCTGCTCAAGCAGGAGTCGCTGCCCGCCTTCGAGCGCCGGCTCAAGCGCTACCTCTACCCCGACGTGTTGATCTTGGATGAGCTCGGCTACCTGCCCTGCGACAGCCGCGCCGCCGACCTCCTCTACAACATCGTCAGCCGCCGCCACGAGCAGCGCTCGACGGTGATCACCACCAACCTCGCCTTCAAGCAGTGGGGCACCGTCTTCCCCGGCGCCGCCTGCGTCGTCGCCCTCGTCGACCGCTTCGCCCAGCACTGCCACCGCGTGGATATTGACGCCGAGTCCTGGCGCGAGAAGCACAGCCTGTCCCGCGACGGCCGCGCGACGCCCGAGACCCCCGCCTCCGAGCACCCGCGCCGTGGTCCCAAGCGGCGCTGA
- the istA gene encoding IS21 family transposase: MSTPPVATEAEVTRLYFAEHWRVGTIATQLGLHPDVVRRVLGLDLPRGAGPPRPRVVDPYRDFIASTLTAYPTLRATRLFDMLRERGFRGAVRTLRTYVASVRPRRHREVYLHTEPLVGEQAQVDWAYVGKLPVPGGERALWLFVLVLSYSRALWGEFVLDLSVHSLCRSLVRAGKYFGGLTRQWLFDNPKTVVLERVGDAVRFHPVLLDLCSALRVQPRLCAVARPQHKGRVERAIRYLRDRFLAGRVITSVADGNRQLEHFIGDIALARPHPVLAPATVGQVLAAERPRLLAMPDPPPGTDQVLPVHVDTQAFVRLDTNRYSVPPECVDRVLTLVADDTSVRVLDGPTVVARHARSFGRRQLLEDPAHRDALVRQRRAAADLKGRDRLLAVAPDFAVILERWALTGRSLSIQVTRAIKLLDLYGAPIFAAAVAEMASRGLRDLGALAVACDRLRREQQRPVPVAIPLPPHIGDRDVVPHDLETYDDD; this comes from the coding sequence ATGAGCACGCCACCGGTCGCGACCGAGGCCGAGGTCACCCGCCTGTACTTCGCCGAGCACTGGCGCGTGGGCACCATCGCTACGCAGCTCGGCCTGCATCCCGACGTGGTGCGCCGCGTGCTCGGGCTGGACCTCCCGCGCGGTGCCGGGCCGCCGCGACCGCGCGTGGTCGACCCGTACCGCGATTTCATCGCCTCGACGCTGACGGCGTACCCGACGCTGCGTGCCACCCGCTTGTTCGACATGCTGCGCGAGCGCGGCTTCCGCGGGGCGGTGCGCACCTTGCGCACCTACGTCGCCAGCGTGCGGCCGCGCCGCCACCGCGAGGTCTACCTGCACACCGAGCCCCTGGTCGGCGAGCAGGCGCAGGTGGACTGGGCCTACGTCGGCAAGTTGCCCGTGCCCGGCGGCGAGCGCGCGCTGTGGCTGTTCGTGCTGGTGCTCAGCTACTCGCGCGCCCTGTGGGGCGAGTTCGTGCTCGACCTCTCGGTCCACTCGCTGTGCCGCTCGCTGGTCCGCGCCGGGAAATATTTCGGCGGCCTCACGCGCCAGTGGCTGTTCGACAATCCCAAGACCGTGGTCCTCGAGCGCGTCGGCGACGCCGTGCGCTTCCACCCGGTGCTGCTCGACCTGTGCTCGGCGTTGCGCGTGCAGCCGCGCCTGTGCGCGGTGGCGCGACCCCAGCACAAGGGGCGCGTCGAGCGCGCCATCCGCTACCTGCGCGACCGCTTCCTCGCCGGCCGGGTCATCACCAGCGTCGCCGACGGGAATCGCCAGCTCGAGCACTTCATCGGCGACATCGCGTTGGCCCGACCGCACCCCGTCCTCGCCCCGGCCACCGTCGGCCAGGTGCTCGCCGCCGAGCGCCCGCGCCTGCTGGCCATGCCCGACCCGCCACCCGGCACTGACCAGGTCCTCCCGGTGCACGTCGACACCCAAGCGTTCGTCCGCCTCGACACCAACCGCTACTCCGTCCCGCCGGAGTGCGTCGACCGCGTCCTCACCCTGGTCGCGGACGACACCAGCGTGCGCGTGCTCGACGGCCCCACGGTGGTGGCCCGCCACGCGCGCAGCTTCGGCCGCCGCCAGCTCCTCGAGGACCCGGCGCACCGCGACGCGCTGGTGCGGCAGCGCCGCGCCGCCGCCGACCTCAAGGGACGTGATCGGCTCCTCGCCGTGGCCCCCGACTTCGCCGTCATCCTTGAGCGCTGGGCGCTCACCGGCCGCAGCCTGTCCATCCAGGTCACCCGCGCCATCAAGCTCCTCGACCTGTACGGCGCGCCGATCTTCGCGGCCGCAGTCGCCGAGATGGCCAGTCGCGGGCTGCGCGATCTAGGCGCGCTCGCCGTTGCCTGCGACCGCCTGCGCCGTGAGCAGCAGCGCCCGGTGCCGGTCGCCATCCCGCTGCCGCCGCACATCGGCGACCGCGACGTCGTGCCGCACGACCTGGAGACCTACGATGACGACTGA
- a CDS encoding HAD family hydrolase: MLLASACCPARHPVPGQPSVGPSAVTGPLLRFKVIYVDLDGTALDGRSQEPRPGTIAALDDFRACGGLVGIATGRSLEQATPYFSSLRPNAPVVLMNGGMIVDPTDSRIITVRRFSKSEVLEAVRAAASVAAASGVAIHLVNGTLVVRPTPGFLGFLRRASITPTGTCASDHCLTGIAQGEIELPVKIMLVVPPGRASTVVASLRTSLGRRIAVSIGNPAEATVELVPAGTDKGAAISTILQRRGLLPERDLLAFGDGQNDAEMLGNAAVGVAMQRSHEDARRRALFVTGSNDSDSIAAVVRRLAITPSCARRVRGGTHAAAETGPHP; this comes from the coding sequence ATGCTCCTGGCTTCGGCCTGCTGCCCCGCGCGGCATCCAGTCCCCGGACAACCTTCAGTAGGCCCTTCAGCGGTCACAGGGCCTCTTCTGCGGTTCAAGGTCATCTACGTCGACCTGGATGGCACCGCCCTCGACGGCCGGTCTCAGGAACCGCGGCCGGGCACGATTGCCGCACTGGATGACTTCAGGGCTTGCGGCGGCCTTGTTGGAATCGCCACGGGGAGGTCTCTTGAGCAGGCGACCCCGTACTTCTCTTCGCTCCGGCCGAATGCCCCTGTTGTGCTGATGAACGGCGGGATGATCGTCGATCCGACGGATTCTCGTATCATCACCGTAAGACGTTTCTCGAAGAGCGAGGTACTAGAAGCTGTCCGCGCCGCCGCCAGCGTGGCTGCAGCCTCTGGGGTGGCGATCCATCTCGTTAATGGCACCCTGGTAGTTAGGCCGACGCCGGGCTTCTTGGGTTTCCTCCGACGAGCCTCCATCACGCCGACGGGTACATGTGCCTCGGATCACTGCCTCACCGGAATAGCGCAGGGCGAGATCGAACTGCCCGTCAAGATCATGCTGGTGGTGCCGCCAGGCCGCGCCTCAACCGTCGTTGCCTCGCTGAGGACGTCCTTGGGGCGGCGCATTGCAGTCAGCATTGGAAATCCCGCCGAAGCCACGGTTGAACTCGTGCCTGCTGGAACGGACAAGGGCGCGGCCATCAGCACCATCCTGCAGAGGCGGGGTCTCTTGCCAGAACGCGACTTGCTGGCATTCGGGGACGGGCAGAACGACGCCGAGATGCTTGGTAACGCGGCTGTCGGCGTCGCGATGCAGCGGTCCCATGAAGATGCCCGTCGGCGAGCGCTGTTTGTGACGGGATCAAACGACAGCGACTCGATAGCGGCTGTCGTCCGCCGCCTTGCCATCACCCCCTCCTGCGCTCGGCGCGTTCGTGGTGGTACACACGCGGCCGCCGAAACCGGCCCACACCCGTGA
- a CDS encoding response regulator has product MAMDPWQPTRPTTSEVRDLLVLDDDEAIMRALRRLLGARYAVRCAASADEARELMSARVPKVLLSDYELAEGTAADFLREVKARWPEVRCILHSASRAEAWTERLDDGILEAVVTKPATAAEILDRIESQRR; this is encoded by the coding sequence ATGGCGATGGATCCGTGGCAGCCAACCCGACCCACGACGTCCGAAGTTCGCGACCTCCTCGTGCTGGATGACGACGAGGCGATTATGCGTGCCTTGCGGCGCTTGCTCGGCGCACGCTACGCCGTGCGTTGTGCCGCCTCGGCGGACGAGGCGCGAGAGCTCATGTCGGCTCGCGTTCCCAAGGTCCTGCTCAGCGACTACGAGTTGGCCGAGGGTACCGCTGCTGACTTCCTGCGCGAGGTGAAGGCACGGTGGCCCGAGGTCCGTTGCATTCTGCACTCGGCCTCACGCGCGGAGGCCTGGACCGAACGGCTGGACGACGGCATCCTCGAGGCCGTCGTGACGAAGCCAGCGACCGCCGCGGAGATCCTGGACCGGATCGAATCGCAGCGCCGCTGA